In Tachypleus tridentatus isolate NWPU-2018 chromosome 7, ASM421037v1, whole genome shotgun sequence, a genomic segment contains:
- the LOC143257981 gene encoding uncharacterized protein LOC143257981 isoform X2 translates to MYKELPQDIKQEETVSSELTHMCQTSKHSCIKESSTKTRDCRTTINNEKLSTSFKETPANSNADDQQPYRNNEAELHVSPTEALKMKEFYLLSIVCMCSYYPYKFVNVFYKTYGQTFIKDDTFLSIVGSVAGAVHALSRVTVGLIQDKISYKTVFLFTMVATSLEGKVTYMIWICGLHFTFSLAFVCIPAAVAEVFGSKYTAEIFGMEFFTSTASFFLWSLFIHCIISTLGWFATFCVTAALSFIGILVTVCFPETQRTQPLISRNFDRNSAGPSFGSFEH, encoded by the exons ATGTATAAAGAATTACCACAAGACATAAAACAG GAAGAAACAGTATCCAGTGAACTAACACATATGTGTCAAACGTCTAAGCATTCGTGCATTAAAGAATCAAGTACAAAAACTCGGGACTGtagaacaacaataaataatgaaaaactatcTACATCATTTAAAGAAACTCCAGCCAATTCGAACGCTGATGACCAACAACCGTACAGAAATAATGAAGCCGAACTTCATGTGTCACCAACAGAAGCTctgaaaatgaaagaattttatcTTTTGTCAATAGTTTGTATGTGCTCATATTACCCATATAagtttgttaatgtattttacaag aCATATGGACAGACGTTTATAAAAGACGATACTTTTCTCTCTATCGTCGGTTCTGTAGCTGGAGCTGTTCATGCTCTCAGCCGAGTGACTGTGGGCTTAATTCAGGACAAAATATCTTACAAG ACAGTATTCCTGTTTACTATGGTGGCGACATCTCTTGAAGGAAAAGTTACGTACATGATCTGGATTTGTGGActtcattttacattttctcttgctTTTGTCTGTATTCCGGCTGCTGTTGCTGAAGTTTTTGGATCGAAATACACTGCTGAAATTTTCGGAATGGAATTTTTTACATCA ACGGCTTCCTTCTTTCTCTGGTCCttatttatacattgtattatttCTACGTTGGGATGGTTTGCTACATTTTGTGTGACAGCGGCTCTTTCTTTCATAG GGATACTTGTGACTGTATGTTTCCCTGAAACACAACGCACACAACCTTTAATATCAAGAAATTTTGACAGGAACAGCGCGGGACCTAGTTTTGGGTCTTTTGAACATTAG
- the LOC143257981 gene encoding uncharacterized protein LOC143257981 isoform X1, protein MYKELPQDIKQEETVSSELTHMCQTSKHSCIKESSTKTRDCRTTINNEKLSTSFKETPANSNADDQQPYRNNEAELHVSPTEALKMKEFYLLSIVCMCSYYPYKFVNVFYKTYGQTFIKDDTFLSIVGSVAGAVHALSRVTVGLIQDKISYKLTSLLLLGIQTVFLFTMVATSLEGKVTYMIWICGLHFTFSLAFVCIPAAVAEVFGSKYTAEIFGMEFFTSTASFFLWSLFIHCIISTLGWFATFCVTAALSFIGILVTVCFPETQRTQPLISRNFDRNSAGPSFGSFEH, encoded by the exons ATGTATAAAGAATTACCACAAGACATAAAACAG GAAGAAACAGTATCCAGTGAACTAACACATATGTGTCAAACGTCTAAGCATTCGTGCATTAAAGAATCAAGTACAAAAACTCGGGACTGtagaacaacaataaataatgaaaaactatcTACATCATTTAAAGAAACTCCAGCCAATTCGAACGCTGATGACCAACAACCGTACAGAAATAATGAAGCCGAACTTCATGTGTCACCAACAGAAGCTctgaaaatgaaagaattttatcTTTTGTCAATAGTTTGTATGTGCTCATATTACCCATATAagtttgttaatgtattttacaag aCATATGGACAGACGTTTATAAAAGACGATACTTTTCTCTCTATCGTCGGTTCTGTAGCTGGAGCTGTTCATGCTCTCAGCCGAGTGACTGTGGGCTTAATTCAGGACAAAATATCTTACAAG TTAACGAGTCTTCTCTTGCTGGGAATACAGACAGTATTCCTGTTTACTATGGTGGCGACATCTCTTGAAGGAAAAGTTACGTACATGATCTGGATTTGTGGActtcattttacattttctcttgctTTTGTCTGTATTCCGGCTGCTGTTGCTGAAGTTTTTGGATCGAAATACACTGCTGAAATTTTCGGAATGGAATTTTTTACATCA ACGGCTTCCTTCTTTCTCTGGTCCttatttatacattgtattatttCTACGTTGGGATGGTTTGCTACATTTTGTGTGACAGCGGCTCTTTCTTTCATAG GGATACTTGTGACTGTATGTTTCCCTGAAACACAACGCACACAACCTTTAATATCAAGAAATTTTGACAGGAACAGCGCGGGACCTAGTTTTGGGTCTTTTGAACATTAG